ATAATTCTTGCACAATGGAACTGGTTGCCGGTATTGAAGAAAATCCAATCCGGATATTTTTTGTTTCCGGTGATAAATTGAACACTTTCGCCAGATTTTACATTGTAAACATTTCTTGCAAAAGTGTCCTGAATAGTCCAGATTCCCCCTGAACCGGCACTGACCAGAATACCGTTAGAGTTCAAAAAAGTCCAGCAATTTCCTTTATATGTGCTTAGATTGCTAAAAGAGTGATTGTCTGTCTTGGAATTGTGTTTGTATTTTGGCAGATATGAAACCCCGTCAAGACTGCCGATATAAATCCTGCCCTCAAACTCAATCAAGGAGTAAATGGTTTTGGGTGCATTCTGATCGCTTCCGTAGAATCGAAGCGGGTAATTTATGTCAACTTTAATCAATCCGTTTCCTGTGGATGTCCACAAATTCCCGAATGACTCAGCGAAGAGGAAGAGGGGCATGCCTTCGGGGAATCCTCGTTCGTGATTAATTATTTCAATAAGATCACCCGAGTTGGAAAGGATAACTATACCGCCTGTTTTTGTTGCAACGGCAAACTTTGTTTCATCAATTTTTTTAATGAAGTATATGGTGTGAAGGTTCAGGTATTTTTGGGCGGTTGTGGAAAAGTTTTCAATTTTTTGCGTAACGCTGTTAAACAGTTGCCAATCCGCTTTGGAATTACAAACAAGTATTCTGTTGCCGGGCAAACCGGTCAGGTATCGGAATGCCTTGGTTGAATCGTTGAGACCGGGTAATGGTTGAAAACTGTTTCCCTTCAGCAAACATATACCTTTGGTGCGGTGAATAAGATAGATCTCGTTGTTTGCTTCCGACGCTAAAAATTGAACCAGATCAACATTGATTGTTGTAATTGTGTTCTTGTAGTACCTGAAAATACGCTTTGGAGAGATAAAATAGACACCATTGGGACCGGAGATGGTAGCCCAGACATTTGTAAAATGCCTCTCCTTTTCAGGCAGGCGTTGCGAGAGAGATACATATTCAAGATCACCGCGCAAATTTGGTTTAAGGTAACCAAATTCATCTACACCGCCTGCATAGATTGTTCCCAAACTGTCGATTGCCAAAGAACGGACGACAGAATTGTTGCTGTTATAATGCTGCTTCCAGTTTATTCCATCCAACTCAAGGATACCAGAATTGTTCGCGAAGAACATGACTCCCCGTTTATCCTGAACAGCGGCCCACAATTGTGTACTCCCCAGACTCTCTTTTGGAGAGTATAGTCTCATCAATGGTGCACCGTTCCCCGCAATCCATTGTGGAAAGATATCGATAGTGAAGAAACAATAAAGGAGGAACAAAAGGAGAGTTCTTGAAAACGGATCAAATGACTTGCACGATGAATCCCGTTTCAGACTTCGCAGGGAATCATCGATGGTGGAAATAAATATCTCAGGTTTGGTGTCTGCCATAGTCCGGTATTCTCTATGCTGCCAACTGAATAAATTCGTAATTTTCAGGTAAGGCATCTGTCACATTAACAGTGATATTTCCATTAAAAAGAATGATTCACCATTTTCTGGAAATCTGCGATACACTATCCAAATATAATAAAATTCCCTTGCTTTAAATAGCAAAACCCGCCGGTTTCAGCATGACTGAATTATCAATCTGAGCCCCGGCGGGTATTTTATTGTAAAAGTACAACACTCTCCTGCTTTCAGCAATCTGTCACACAATAGCCATACAGTCATTTCGCAAGATGGTTATTGAGAGGAGTGGACTATAAAATCTTCAGTTCTTAAGGTATAATTTCCGCATGGCTGTCTGCTGTTCAACGGTTATTCCGAGGCCTTCGGAAAAATATTTTTCGATACTGCCGTATTTTGTCTGCACTTCGTCAAATGCTGCATTGAGGTACTCTTCTCTTACACCAAAAATGGCTAAAGGAATCGATTTCGATCCACCTGCTGCGACAAACTTTTGGATTAGAGTGTCGTACATTGGGAGAATATATTCATTACTGCGAAGATAATCCTGCATAACCACTTCCCTCGGCACGCCAAGAAGAGTCAGCAGGGCTGCAGCTGCCCATCCGGTACGGTCTTTCCCGGTTGCACAATGAAAAAGTGCGGGTAACTGATTTGTGTCTGCGAGCGAGAGGAATAATTTCCTGAAATTTGTTTTTGCACTCGGAAGGGAAATGCAATCGCGGTAAGCCTGTTTGAAAAGGGCTTCGACCTTGCCATCACCAAGTTCGATATTCGCTTTTTTTGGGTCAGTTAAAAGGGAAGTCAGATTTGCAGGTCCCGAAGAGGGAACATCAGCAAGTACATCCAGCCAGACATTCTTCACGCCGGCAGGAAGCTCATCCGGGGCGGGATTTTTCTCTGCAGCAGTCCGTAAATCAAAGACATTTTTGAGATTCAGTTTCTCAATTTTAAGCATATCGCCGGCACTGACATTGAAAAGCTGGTTCGCCCGAAATACCAGCCCATTAGCAATGGTGGCTCCGCTTGTGGTTTTGTAGCCCCCCAAGTCCCGCAGGTTTGGGACGGAAGCGATGCCCAGACTGCGTCCCGGTTCAGGTTGTTTCGCTTGCTTGTCTGCCACTTTTGAGCAGGAAATAAAAATAATACTTGTCAGTACGATAAGTGAAATAAGTGTGAAATTTGTGTAAAGTTTACTAATGTAATTCATGGTGTATATTCAATCTCTGTTGAAAAATAAAAAAAAGCTTACAAAAATTATTAACTTTAATTGATGAATCAAAGAATAGATAAATTAATGTACCTTCGATGCAAAATACAAAAAATATTGATCATCAGAACAAAATAAACTCAGGAGTTGCAGGCGTCATTTCTGTTCTGCTTTAACATCTGATGCGATGAAGATATTGCGGTATCCGCTCTTCGAAGGTGATGTCTGACCCGTTTTTTTTATATTTGGGAGGTTAATAGATCAGTTATTTTTCAGAGCCCGGGAAAACTTATGAGATCCGGCCGGAATGATACAAAAAAGAGAGCACTTAAGTATTAAAACTAAAAATGAAACAAAGAGAGATGAAAAACGAAAACAATTATTTAGCAATTAACCGGCAATCGTGGAACAACAGAGTAGCTACACATCTAAAATCTGAATTCTACGATCTTGATAATTTTATTAAAGGGAAAACTTCCCTGAACAGTATTGAGCTCGATTTACTTGCAGATGTAAAAGGGAAAACGATTTTGCATCTGCAATGTCATTTTGGACAGGACACAATTTCACTCTCCAGACTCGGTGCGGAGGTCACTGGAGTAGACCTGTCGGACAAGGCTATTGAAAGCGCAAAACAGATTGCATCTGATACAAACTCAAATGCCAATTTCATCTGCTGTGACATTTACGATTTACCAAATCATTTGGACAAGCAATTTGATATTGTCTTTACAAGTTACGGAACAATTGGCTGGTTACCCGATCTGGATAAGTGGGCTAAAATCGTTTCCCGATATCTGAAACAAAACGGAAAATTTGTGTTTGTAGAGTTCCATCCTGTAGTTTGGATGTTCGATGACAATTTTGAAAAGATTGGATATAATTATTTTAAATCGGATGCGATCATAGAAACTGAAAAAGGGACCTATGCCGATAAAACCGCGGACATTGTCGTGGAATCTGTTTCGTGGAATCACAGTCTAAGTGAGGTAATCACCAGTCTGATACAAAACGGACTCGAAATAAATTCTTTTGAGGAATATGATTATTCTCCTTACAACTGCTTTAACAAAACAATTGAGTTTGAACCCGGAAAATTTCGCATCGAGCATTTAAGCAACAAAATTCCGATGGTATATTCCGTAGTGGCAAGGAAGAAATAAAAAGAGGCTTTCTCACTAGTGGCGTCCTTTTTTTCAGCCATTCAGATTTGATTTTAATACCAGCCCTCGGGGCGAAATGTGGGTAGAATCGTGTAACAAGTAGCAAAGAAGCCCTGGGGGCGACATGTGGATAGAATGTATTAGAAGGGCACTCGGCCAAAAACTTAGAAAAGGAGTGACAATCGTCCTCGATTGTCCAACCACTTAGTTTTGGTACTGGGATGGTTTTTGCTTATTTCGGCAAGTGAGTTTTGGCCTCGCACCTGATAAAATCAGTAGAGCGCAAGGAATAATTAATGCAAAGAGAATGGAACTTCTATACGAGAAATATTCAGGGAGCAAGTTTCACAAGAAGAAGAGAAAAAGAACAGTTCAATTACTGCATGTTGATGAACTGATATGACTCCTCAGCCGACCATCTAGATCGGAAGTCTGACCAATGTAGTAGTGATTGATGGATTTCGAGTAGAGGATGTAGAGATAAAACATTGAAGAAATCGGAATATTTAAAATGAAAAAGCCCGGAAAACCGGGCTTTTTGGCGGGACCGACGAGACTTCCCGATCACTCGGGACGACCTCCTGCGTGACCTGTCAGTTCCATAATAAAACTTCGACTTTTCATTTTTTTGATGAAGGATTCTCTTTTCGCAGCTTCAGAGCGGGTAGGGTATTCTTCGAAATAAATGATTTGCCAGTCGGTGGCTCTTGATGTGAAACGGGAAGATGAATTGTTATGTCTCCTCAGCCGACCATCTAGATCGGAAGTCTGACCAATGTAGTAGTGGTCTATGGATTTAGAGTAGAGGATGTAGAGATAAAACATTGATAAAATCGGAATATTTAAAATGAAAAAGCCCGGAAAACCGGGCTTTTTTTGGCGGGACCGACGAGACTCGAACTCGCGACCTCCTGCGTGACAGGCAGGCGTTCTAACCAACTGAACTACAATCCCAAAAAACTTTGTTCGAAGGAGCGACCTTCCCGATGAATCGGGACGACTAACCAACTGAACTACAATCCCATTTCCTAAATCAGAATGATTTGGACTTCAAATATACAACGGGGAGAAATATTTTGCAAGTGTCTTTGTAAAATTTCTTAAAATATTTTAATTTTTTGTTTGAAACCACCCGAAAAGCGTGATTCTACTCGTCTCCGGTACCGAAAATTTCTTCCATTAAGCCGATGAGATCTTTCAGGTGGAAGGGTTTCGAGAGATAGTGAGTAAATCCTCTTGCTCTAAATTCTTCTTCATCGGAATGGGCAGCATATGCTGTTATTGCAACGAGGGGTTTGTCTTTATAATGGTCGGTGACTTTGATTCTCTCCATCAATTGGGCACCATCAATTCCGTGACCAAGGTTTATGTCAATAAGCATTCCGTCATAGTCGTCTGTTGCCAGTTTTTGAAATGCTGCTGCTGCATCAGGAACCATATCCAATTGAAACCTGCCACCGAGGACTCTAAAAACCAGATTCTGACAGTAAATGTCATCTTCCACATACAGAAGTTTTTTAGCCTTTTTACCGTTTTCCATCGCTATTCTCCGGTTTCAAGATATTGTTTCGAGCTCGCAACAATTCCTTGGTATTAAAGTTGAACAATACCAAAACGATCCGGGAATTTCCCGCCGTTTGGATTTGCAATTGTAAAAATAATGATAATCGGGAACATATCAGGTGTTTTGCGTCATTTTTCTTGTAGAGTCTGGGAAATGAATTTATAATCCTTAAAAATTGTTATTATATATACCAAAACACCATGGAATTAAATGAAAATTCTGCTGACCGGAGTAACCGGTTATATCGGAAAACGGCTTTTACCACTTCTTCTTGAACAGGGGCATGAAATTGTCTGCTGCGTTCGTGACAAAAAAAGGATTCCAACTGAAGGCATTTACGCTGACAAGAGGTTAACTTATTTTGAAGTGGATTTCCTCAAAGAAATTGTCATACCTCCGGGAGTCAGAAGTGTGGATGCTGCTTACTATTTGATTCACTCCATGACCTCTGATATCCGGAATTTTGAGCGACTTGAGGAGACATCCGCAAATAATTTCATGAACCTGGTTACCGCTCTCGATACCAAAAGGATCATCTATCTGGGTGGAATCACCAATTCTTCCGATCTCTCAAAGCATCTTGCATCGCGGAAAAAAGTTGAAGAAATTTTGGGCAGCACCTCAATTCCACTGACTTCAATTCGTGCGGGGATAATTGTCGGATCGGGAAGTGCCTCCTTTGAAATTATTCGCGACCTGGTGGAAAAGCTCCCCGTAATGGTTACACCTAAGTGGCTGAACACAAAAAACCAGCCCATCGCCATAAGGAACATACTTGAATGTCTGACAGGAGTTTTGGATCACCCCGAGACGGAAAACAAATCGTATGATGTCGGAGGTCCCGATATTTTGACCTACAAGCAGATGCTGCTGAAGTTTGCAGAAGTCAGGGGCTTGCGAAGATATATCTACACTGTCCCGGTGATGACTCCCCGGATATCGTCCTACTGGTTGTATTTTGTAACCGCCACTTCATATAAACTTGCGGTGAACCTTGTAAACAGTATGAAAATTGAAGTGATTGCGAGGAATAACGATCTCATCGAACTTCTGGGGATAAAACCGATAGAATATAAAGAGGCTGTCGAGCTCGCTTTTCAGAAGATAGAGCAGAACAATGTTCTCTCAAGCTGGAAGGATTCGCTTGTGTCGAGTTCGGAAGACAGCTCCCTCTTTGATCACATCAATGTACCTGAAAACGGCGTTTTTAAAGATATCCGTGAGAAAGTGATTGAAAAAGATCCCGACAGGGTTTTGCGGAACATCTGGTCGATTGGTGGAGAAAGAGGGTGGTATTATGCGGATTTTTTGTGGGGAATCAGAGGATTTCTCGATAAACTGGTCGGAGGTGTAGGCTTGCGGAGGGGAAGAACCAATCTCAACACGATTAATACCGGTGACACTCTCGATTTTTGGCGGGTGCTGGCGGCAGACATAGCCAAAAAGAGGCTCCTCTTGTATGCTGAGATGAAGTTACCGGGAGAAGCGTGGCTTGAGTTCAGGATTCTCAGAAAAGACGGTAAGGATATACTACTCCAGACGGCGACATACAGACCAAAAGGGATATTTGGCAGACTGTACTGGTATTCAGTCCTTCCCTTCCACTATTTTGTATTCGATGGAATGGCGAAAAACATAGTCAGCTATGATCTATGAACTATTAGCTGATTTGCAGTTAATTTTCCTGGAAAATTGCGTCTATCAGTTCGCTAAGGTCTTTCAGGAAAAACGGTTTTGAAAGATAGTGGGTAAATCCTTTTTCCAGAAATTCAGCCCTGTCGGAGAATGCAGCGTAAGCGGTGATGGCCACAAACGGTTTGCCTTTGTTTTCTTCCATCGATTTGACTTTTTGCATAAGTTGCACACCATCCAGGCCATGTCTAAGATTGATATCGATCAGAAATCCGTCGTAAACATTCGTTTTCAATCGTTGCTGAGCTTCCTCGGCATCGATCACAAAATCGAGATAATATTTATCTGAAAGTACTCTTGATACAATATTCTGGCAAAACTGATCATCTTCCACATAGAGCAGTTTTTTTTCAGAGTGGCGAATTTCTTTTCCCATTAGTGTTTCCTCTTCGATAATAAGTTCTTCATTAGATTTATTAATAACTTCGTCGACGGGCAGAACAACCTTGAAAACTGTGCCGTTTTTGGGTTCACTCTCAAGTGAAATGGTGCCACCGAGCAATTCGACATATTTTTTGGTAATGGAGAGTCCGAGACCCGTTCCTTCGAAGGTTCTGCCCCTTCCTTCACTGGCTTGTCTGAAGGGAGCCCAAATAATTTCCTGTTTGTCATGCGGAATGCCGATACCTGTATCGGTAACAGTAACAGTCAAAAGATTTTTACTCTTCGAGTTGATAAGATTAACCGATAATTCAACTTTACCCGCTTCTGTATATTTTACAGCATTGCTGACGAGATTATTCAGGATAGAGCGGAGGATTCTCGGATCTGAAACGATGAAAATACCTTTTTTTTGTTCGTTCACAATAAAATCGATTTTCTTCGACTCAGCAGCCTCCTTATAAGTGAAATAAATTTCATTAATGAAATCTGCCAGGCT
The nucleotide sequence above comes from Ignavibacteria bacterium. Encoded proteins:
- a CDS encoding tyrosine-protein phosphatase, with the protein product MNYISKLYTNFTLISLIVLTSIIFISCSKVADKQAKQPEPGRSLGIASVPNLRDLGGYKTTSGATIANGLVFRANQLFNVSAGDMLKIEKLNLKNVFDLRTAAEKNPAPDELPAGVKNVWLDVLADVPSSGPANLTSLLTDPKKANIELGDGKVEALFKQAYRDCISLPSAKTNFRKLFLSLADTNQLPALFHCATGKDRTGWAAAALLTLLGVPREVVMQDYLRSNEYILPMYDTLIQKFVAAGGSKSIPLAIFGVREEYLNAAFDEVQTKYGSIEKYFSEGLGITVEQQTAMRKLYLKN
- a CDS encoding class I SAM-dependent methyltransferase gives rise to the protein MKNENNYLAINRQSWNNRVATHLKSEFYDLDNFIKGKTSLNSIELDLLADVKGKTILHLQCHFGQDTISLSRLGAEVTGVDLSDKAIESAKQIASDTNSNANFICCDIYDLPNHLDKQFDIVFTSYGTIGWLPDLDKWAKIVSRYLKQNGKFVFVEFHPVVWMFDDNFEKIGYNYFKSDAIIETEKGTYADKTADIVVESVSWNHSLSEVITSLIQNGLEINSFEEYDYSPYNCFNKTIEFEPGKFRIEHLSNKIPMVYSVVARKK
- a CDS encoding GIY-YIG nuclease family protein, which gives rise to MFYLYILYSKSINHYYIGQTSDLDGRLRSHISSSTCSN
- a CDS encoding GIY-YIG nuclease family protein, with amino-acid sequence MFYLYILYSKSIDHYYIGQTSDLDGRLRRHNNSSSRFTSRATDWQIIYFEEYPTRSEAAKRESFIKKMKSRSFIMELTGHAGGRPE
- a CDS encoding response regulator translates to MENGKKAKKLLYVEDDIYCQNLVFRVLGGRFQLDMVPDAAAAFQKLATDDYDGMLIDINLGHGIDGAQLMERIKVTDHYKDKPLVAITAYAAHSDEEEFRARGFTHYLSKPFHLKDLIGLMEEIFGTGDE
- a CDS encoding SDR family oxidoreductase; protein product: MKILLTGVTGYIGKRLLPLLLEQGHEIVCCVRDKKRIPTEGIYADKRLTYFEVDFLKEIVIPPGVRSVDAAYYLIHSMTSDIRNFERLEETSANNFMNLVTALDTKRIIYLGGITNSSDLSKHLASRKKVEEILGSTSIPLTSIRAGIIVGSGSASFEIIRDLVEKLPVMVTPKWLNTKNQPIAIRNILECLTGVLDHPETENKSYDVGGPDILTYKQMLLKFAEVRGLRRYIYTVPVMTPRISSYWLYFVTATSYKLAVNLVNSMKIEVIARNNDLIELLGIKPIEYKEAVELAFQKIEQNNVLSSWKDSLVSSSEDSSLFDHINVPENGVFKDIREKVIEKDPDRVLRNIWSIGGERGWYYADFLWGIRGFLDKLVGGVGLRRGRTNLNTINTGDTLDFWRVLAADIAKKRLLLYAEMKLPGEAWLEFRILRKDGKDILLQTATYRPKGIFGRLYWYSVLPFHYFVFDGMAKNIVSYDL